In the Paramormyrops kingsleyae isolate MSU_618 chromosome 6, PKINGS_0.4, whole genome shotgun sequence genome, one interval contains:
- the ubxn10 gene encoding UBX domain-containing protein 10, with translation MHVTRPKSSKGRCRPAVSHAYSVGGVSYHNVPGLPRTSSLAHEKASSSVHLLSHSHSLLKQTSVVSVDEVTELLQNTPTPPALTLNRYRVLPSIEKRHTSGDMPFQGMEEKASRLSRSDHLFKKGRHHHWQQAIPPSRSHPEISNSSEAQCGVVTEPSDLAALPLETPDGIYGGLLLAIRSPSGRRFQQHFHSSETLQTVLAAAEARYGTKYEDSIIETMDVPRMSFTDLTQTLAESGIRNRSVVCITQEYSSTDSL, from the coding sequence ATGCATGTTACAAGGCCTAAATCTTCCAAAGGGCGCTGCAGGCCAGCTGTGAGTCATGCCTATAGTGTGGGAGGGGTCTCATACCACAATGTGCCTGGTCTTCCACGAACCTCCTCCTTGGCACATGAAAAAGCAAGCAGCTCCGTACACCTTCTGTCCCACTCTCACTCTCTCCTGAAGCAGACCAGTGTGGTGAGTGTTGATGAAGTCACTGAGCTGCTGCagaacacccccaccccgcctgCACTGACCCTCAACAGATACAGAGTGCTGCCATCCATTGAGAAGAGACATACCTCTGGAGACATGCCTTTCCAGGGAATGGAGGAGAAGGCCTCCAGGCTAAGCCGATCCGACCACCTCTTCAAGAAGGGCCGTCACCACCACTGGCAGCAGGCCATTCCCCCTTCCCGTAGTCACCCAGAGATTTCTAACTCTTCTGAAGCACAGTGTGGTGTAGTCACAGAGCCCTCAGACTTGGCTGCATTGCCTCTGGAGACTCCTGATGGGATCTACGGGGGCTTACTGCTGGCTATCCGATCTCCAAGTGGGAGGAGGTTCCAACAACATTTTCATTCCTCAGAAACATTGCAAACAGTTCTAGCTGCTGCAGAAGCTAGATATGGCACAAAATATGAGGACAGCATCATTGAGACCATGGATGTGCCCCGGATGAGCTTCACTGATCTCACACAGACTTTAGCCGAAAGTGGCATCCGGAACAGGTCCGTTGTCTGCATCACTCAAGAGTACAGCTCCACAGATAGCTTATAA